One segment of Cryptococcus neoformans var. grubii H99 chromosome 2, complete sequence DNA contains the following:
- a CDS encoding GTP-binding protein 1, variant: protein MTTLKSFQAEIEAFSHDKQKEAIDRAREQHHAAELARHHGKIPAKKEAKEPIIEVKVDEDEQLDVPLEDLVVSDGSSDELQSRLALYLLKGHGEYLIALGAHPDPVSQYSASQTESASTVGKALTFESLSASIERLRAACGALQAELIELYKTADADRKEGPYGCWLIRLTPRGVEEIMEVRVAVVGNVDAGKSTTLGVLTRGGLDDGRGKARVALFRHPHEVETGRTSSVGGEILGFSPQGDSVIPSTHITDSSDPHHPLSVAKREKLGWEDICKRAAKVVSFIDLAGHERYFKTTLYGLSGCAPDYVMLMVGGNAGLIGMSKEHLGVALALNVPIAVCVTKIDMTPPNILEQTVNMLTKVLKSPGCRRVPVFVNSPQEAVDCARYLGKPLDSGSTAGRLCPIFMVSNVTGHNLSLLRAFLNCLPSSQSDDKYVVDAPFEFQISDTFSVPFVGTVVSGVITAGTIHGKSRSF from the exons ATGACAACTCTCAAATCATTCCAAGCCGAGATTGAGGCATTCTCTCATGATAAACAAAAGGAAGCTATTGATAGAGCTCGAGAGCAACATCATGCTGCCGAGCTGGCCAGGCATCATGGGAAGATACCCGCgaagaaagaagcaaaGGAGCCAATTATCGAAGTAAAggtggatgaggacgagcaGTTGGACGTTCCTCTCGAG GACCTAGTAGTGTCCGACGGAAGTTCAGATGAGCTACAATCTCGGTTGGCCCTCTACCTTCTCAAAGGCCACGGAGAATACTTAATAGCTCTGGGTGCGCATCCGGATCCCGTATCCCAATATAGCGCTTCCCAAACCGAGTCAGCATCTACAGTAGGCAAGGCGCTCACTTTCGAGTCCCTTTCCGCATCCATTGAGAGATTAAGAGCTGCATGCGGGGCACTGCAGGCCGAACTCATTGAGCTGTATAAGACTGCAGATGCCGACCGAAAGGAGGGACCTTATGGATGCTGGCTTATCCGGTTAACTCCGCGAGGTGTAGAAGAAATCATGGAGGTCAGGGTGGCGGTTGTTGGAAATGTAGATGCGGGCAAGAGTACCACTTTAGGAGTGTTAACGCGAGGCGGGCTGGATGATGGGAGAGGTAAAGCGAGGGTAGCGCTGTTCAGACATCCACACGAGGTTGAAACCGGCAGAACCAGCTCTGTGGGCGGCGAG ATCCTCGGCTTCTCACCGCAAGGTGATTCAGTAATCCCCTCTACACATATAACAGACTCTTCAGACCCACACCATCCCCTGTCTGTAGCCAAGCGAGAAAAGCTGGGGTGGGAAGATATCTGCAAGCGTGCGGCCAAAGTGGTGAGCTTCATCGATCTCGCAGGTCATGAACG GTACTTTAAGACAACGTTATATGGTCTGAGCGGGTGTGCGCCGGACTATGTTATGTTGATGGTAGGGGGTAATGCTGGACTGATAGGGATGTCCAAA GAACATCTCGGTGTGGCACTTGCCCTTAACGTCCCTATAGCGGTTTGCGTCACCAAA ATTGATATGACCCCTCCTAACATTCTAGAACAAACAGTCAACATGCTTACCAAGGTCCTGAAGAGTCCTGGCTGTAGACGAGTCCCTGTATTCGTCAACAGCCCGCAGGAGGCAGTGGACTGTGCTCGGTACCTTGGCAAGCCTCTTGATTCAGGCTCTACAGCTGGTCGTCTTTGCCCGATCTTTATGGTATCCAACGTCACCGGTCATAACCTATCGCTCCTTAGGGCATTCCTCAACTGTCTTCCTAGCTCTCAGAGCGATGACAAATATGTAGTGGACGCGCCATTCGAGTTCCAGATTAGCGATACGTTCTCGGTACCGTTTGTGGGTACTGTAGTT AGCGGTGTTATCACTGCGGGGACTATACATGGTAAGTCACGCTCGTTTTAA
- a CDS encoding GTP-binding protein 1, which produces MTTLKSFQAEIEAFSHDKQKEAIDRAREQHHAAELARHHGKIPAKKEAKEPIIEVKVDEDEQLDVPLEDLVVSDGSSDELQSRLALYLLKGHGEYLIALGAHPDPVSQYSASQTESASTVGKALTFESLSASIERLRAACGALQAELIELYKTADADRKEGPYGCWLIRLTPRGVEEIMEVRVAVVGNVDAGKSTTLGVLTRGGLDDGRGKARVALFRHPHEVETGRTSSVGGEILGFSPQGDSVIPSTHITDSSDPHHPLSVAKREKLGWEDICKRAAKVVSFIDLAGHERYFKTTLYGLSGCAPDYVMLMVGGNAGLIGMSKEHLGVALALNVPIAVCVTKIDMTPPNILEQTVNMLTKVLKSPGCRRVPVFVNSPQEAVDCARYLGKPLDSGSTAGRLCPIFMVSNVTGHNLSLLRAFLNCLPSSQSDDKYVVDAPFEFQISDTFSVPFVGTVVSGVITAGTIHANDQVLLGPDSVGQFIPTAVKTIQRKRASVTSGEAGQSVSFALKRIRRSQVRKGMVLIAKTDTPPKAVKRFEGMVMVLHHSSTIQPNYQAMMHCGAIRQTVRIKSLDHPSGLIRTGDRAKVVFEFINQSEFVKEGQLILLREAKTKVLGVVTKILG; this is translated from the exons ATGACAACTCTCAAATCATTCCAAGCCGAGATTGAGGCATTCTCTCATGATAAACAAAAGGAAGCTATTGATAGAGCTCGAGAGCAACATCATGCTGCCGAGCTGGCCAGGCATCATGGGAAGATACCCGCgaagaaagaagcaaaGGAGCCAATTATCGAAGTAAAggtggatgaggacgagcaGTTGGACGTTCCTCTCGAG GACCTAGTAGTGTCCGACGGAAGTTCAGATGAGCTACAATCTCGGTTGGCCCTCTACCTTCTCAAAGGCCACGGAGAATACTTAATAGCTCTGGGTGCGCATCCGGATCCCGTATCCCAATATAGCGCTTCCCAAACCGAGTCAGCATCTACAGTAGGCAAGGCGCTCACTTTCGAGTCCCTTTCCGCATCCATTGAGAGATTAAGAGCTGCATGCGGGGCACTGCAGGCCGAACTCATTGAGCTGTATAAGACTGCAGATGCCGACCGAAAGGAGGGACCTTATGGATGCTGGCTTATCCGGTTAACTCCGCGAGGTGTAGAAGAAATCATGGAGGTCAGGGTGGCGGTTGTTGGAAATGTAGATGCGGGCAAGAGTACCACTTTAGGAGTGTTAACGCGAGGCGGGCTGGATGATGGGAGAGGTAAAGCGAGGGTAGCGCTGTTCAGACATCCACACGAGGTTGAAACCGGCAGAACCAGCTCTGTGGGCGGCGAG ATCCTCGGCTTCTCACCGCAAGGTGATTCAGTAATCCCCTCTACACATATAACAGACTCTTCAGACCCACACCATCCCCTGTCTGTAGCCAAGCGAGAAAAGCTGGGGTGGGAAGATATCTGCAAGCGTGCGGCCAAAGTGGTGAGCTTCATCGATCTCGCAGGTCATGAACG GTACTTTAAGACAACGTTATATGGTCTGAGCGGGTGTGCGCCGGACTATGTTATGTTGATGGTAGGGGGTAATGCTGGACTGATAGGGATGTCCAAA GAACATCTCGGTGTGGCACTTGCCCTTAACGTCCCTATAGCGGTTTGCGTCACCAAA ATTGATATGACCCCTCCTAACATTCTAGAACAAACAGTCAACATGCTTACCAAGGTCCTGAAGAGTCCTGGCTGTAGACGAGTCCCTGTATTCGTCAACAGCCCGCAGGAGGCAGTGGACTGTGCTCGGTACCTTGGCAAGCCTCTTGATTCAGGCTCTACAGCTGGTCGTCTTTGCCCGATCTTTATGGTATCCAACGTCACCGGTCATAACCTATCGCTCCTTAGGGCATTCCTCAACTGTCTTCCTAGCTCTCAGAGCGATGACAAATATGTAGTGGACGCGCCATTCGAGTTCCAGATTAGCGATACGTTCTCGGTACCGTTTGTGGGTACTGTAGTT AGCGGTGTTATCACTGCGGGGACTATACATG CCAACGACCAAGTCCTTCTTGGCCCCGACTCTGTAGGCCAGTTCATCCCTACTGCTGTCAAGACTATCCAACGAAAACGTGCGTCCGTCACGAGTGGAGAAGCCGGACAAAGCGTATCATTTGCGCTCAAGCGTATAAGGAGATCACAAgtgaggaagggaatgGTCTTGATTGCCAAGACGGATACACCTCCTAAAG CGGTAAAGAGGTTCGAGGGAATGGTCATGGTCCTGCATCAttcatccaccatccaACCCAACTATCAAGCAATGATGCACTGCGGTGCCATCCGC CAAACCGTCCGCATAAAGTCTTTAGATCATCCTTCAGGTCTCATCAGGACTGGAGACAGGGCCAAGGTAGTCTTCGAGTTCATCAACCAATCCGAGTTTGTCAAAGAGGGGCAATTGATATTGTTGAGAGAGGCAAAAACCAAGGTGCTGGGTGTCGTTACCAAGATTCTCGGATAA
- a CDS encoding RP/EB family microtubule-associated protein, with protein MSVYVGESRGELLAWLNDLLAPTIVTKLEQCGTGSVYCQIIDSIYGDLPMSRVKFNARMEYEYLDNFKILQKAFTRHKIEKPIPVDRLIKCKMQDNLEFLQWMKKYWDMHSRGEGYDAQARAGATSTSRPTAARTRPAYVGGGGAGGSSSSSSMAGGPRNVSSASQAAAAANSAQVAAMQARVAEIEAHSEGLLKERDFYFDKLRNIELIVQERLAVEGIAPEESDVMTKIQDILYATIEGFEVPQEEDFIEEQPVGGEEETF; from the exons ATGTCTGTCTACGTTGGCGAAT CACGAGGCGAGCTGCTTGCCTGGCTCAACGACCTCCTCGCCCCTACAATCGTCACCAAACTCGAACAATGCGGCACTGGCAGCGTGTATTGCCAAATCATCGATTCCATCTATGGCGATTTGCCGATGAGCCGAGTCAAGTTTAATGCGAGGATGGAGTATGAGTATTTGGATAATTTCAAGATTTTGCAAAAGGCTTTTACGAGGCATAAGATTGAAAAG CCGATACCGGTGGACAGGCTCATCAA gTGCAAAATGCAAGATAACCTCGAGTTTCTTCAATGGATGAAAAAGTACTGGGACATGCATTCCCGTGGAGAAGGCTATGATGCCCAAGCCCGAGC CGGTGCGACCTCCACTTCTCGACCCACCGCCGCTCGGACCCGTCCAGCGTACgtcggaggaggaggagcaggcggatcgtcgtcgtcgtcgtccaTGGCAGGCGGCCCGAGGAACGTCTCTTCAGCTAGccaagcagcagcagcagccaaTTCAGCACAGGTCGCTGCTATGCAAGCAAGAGTGGCGGAGATTGAGGCGCATAGCGAAGGgttgttgaaggagagggattTTTACTTTGACA AGCTGAGAAACATTGAGCTTATTGTACAAGAGCGATTAGCTGTGGAGGGTATCGCGCCGGAGGAGTCGGATGTGATGACCAAGATCCAGGATATCCTCTATGCGACTATAGAAGGTTTCGAG GTtccccaagaagaagattttATCGAGGAGCAGCCTGTTGGgggtgaggaagagactTTTTAA
- a CDS encoding leucine carboxyl methyltransferase 1: protein MRNKSFHRNPPEMLPPHSPPRKHSPPAPAQHADDAVRLTDDDAASSRLSAAQAGYLHDPFASLLYKAPMSQPGAFPPQGASRARKPPLINVGTHHRTWGIDLLVDRFLQSGGKQVVSLGAGSDTRFWRLMSRATPPDLAKYVEIDFPHLTSPKAQRIARHRKLSQYLDSPLDPSATTTTAMPPPGQHSYKVSKGGTQLSSPLYTLIPLDLRPSPSEPASSISSILTHHILPQLDPNLPTLFLAECLFPYMSPDDSKEIIKWFGETFHSCMGVVYEMVGLDDSFGNVMRRNLAVRNLSIPGSIFSTPESQAGRFTSPVLEGGKFDSAGAKTLWQIREEDVGPEELQRISKLEILDEIEELRLVLEHYVIAWGTKGETMSSVSL, encoded by the exons ATGCGAAACAAGTCTTTCCACAGAAACCCACCGGAGATGCTGCCCCCGCACTCCCCCCCCCGCAAGCACtccccccccgcccccgcccagCACGCCGACGATGCCGTCCGTCTCACCGACGACGACGCCGCGTCCTCCCGCCT CTCAGCGGCACAGGCTGGCTACCTCCACGACCCCTTTGCGTCTCTGCTCTACAAGGCCCCGATGTCGCAGCCCGGCGCGTTCCCCCCGCAAGGCGCCAGCAGAGCTCGGAAGCCGCCCCTCATCAATGTCGGCACACATCACCGCACGTGGGGTATCGACCTCCTTGTCGACCGCTTTCTGCAGAGCGGTGGAAAGCAGGTCGTCAGTCTTGGTGCCGGAAGCGACACACGTTTCTGGAGATTAATG TCTCGCGCGACGCCGCCGGATCTCGCGAAATACGTAGAGATTGATTTCCCACACCTCACGTCTCCTAAAGCACAGCGTATCGCTCGGCACCGCAAACTGTCCCAGTACCTTGACAGCCCGTTAGATCCATCAGCCACAACCACAACTGCAATGCCGCCTCCCGGACAGCACTCGTACAAAGTGTCAAAAGGCGGCACACAactctcctctccactctATACCCTCATCCCTCTCGACCTCCGTCCCTCGCCCTCCGAACCAGCCtcttccatatcctccatcctcacACACCATATCCTCCCCCAGCTCGATCCTAATCTCCCAACACTTTTCCTCGCAGAGTGTCTTTTCCCATACATGTCCCCAGACGATTCAAAGGAGATTATAAAGTGGTTTGGGGAGACGTTTCATAGTTGTATGGGTGTGGTTTATGAGATGGTCGGGCTGGATGATAGTTTTGGAAACGTCATGAGGAGAAATTTAGCC GTGCGCAACCTTTCCATTCCCGGGTCGATATTCTCGACTCCCGAATCGCAAGCTGGGAGGTTCACATCCCCTGTCCTTGAGGGTGGTAAATTCGATAGCGCAGGTGCAAAAACGCTATGGCAGATTAGGGAGGAAGACGTCGGTCCAGAAGAACTCCAGCG GATATCAAAGCTCGAGATTCTcgatgagattgaagagtTGCGGCTGGTTCTTGAGCATTACGTGATTGCCTGGGGGACAAAGGGAGAAACGATGAGCTCTGTATCTCTGTAA
- a CDS encoding guanosine-diphosphatase: MPAHLFARSTDTTFPSSIETSTSGSLSFSLLSSLRHRPSGRIPKTPISPKSPTSASTSTTAAMFSTRKYSPLPTSANGPARKRTGAGLTAWKRWALLAAISVAVIFLVFSRASGGSEQQQIYNEENTYTPSLDEDVVGDGDPIDYSSPPFRPEDSDVAQPLDHEDGDDDGVIHTLPTGDASNPHDPTSTEAQDASEAEQDFTNESESESPSEAESSFPGSFEQDPDPASTTACTEPVSSDKPVVQYALTIDAGSTGSRIHVYKFNNCGPSPQLEYETFKAVKPGLSAYARDPTAAAASLDPLLEEAYRVVPESLRKCTPVEVKATAGLRLLGQQESEAILDEVRNRLETNWDFTVSGERAVEIMDGKDEGVYAWITANYLLNKIGEGAESDDTLAVMDLGGASTQIVFEPKFPAESDQALVEGEHKYELTFGGKDFTLYQHSYLGYGLMRARRSVHNLVAFTWSFGQGEVEWENLSEDVQVPNPCLSKGMTRRVALDPPGRQTVNVTMHGGNGNFEACNRVVELVMAKDAICEVKPCSFNGVYQPSLLDTFPRGQLLALSYFTDRIKPLLPSSSSSTLSISELTSMAKDVCAGPDAWADRWGSDATAMEELAGRPEYCLDLTFMNALLGLGYELSPERELMVEKKLRGVELGWALGAGLALVEKAELTCTA, encoded by the exons ATGCCTGCACACTTATTCGCTCGTTCTACCGATACtactttcccttcctccataGAGACATCCACATCAGGCTCTCtgtccttttcccttttgtCGTCTCTGAGACACAGACCGTCAGGTAGGATCCCGAAAACCCCAATTTCACCAAAATCCCCCACTTCCGCTTCTACTTCCACGACCGCCGCCATGTTCTCCACGCGCAAGTACTCTCCTTTACCCACGAGTGCGAATGGTCCCGCAAGGAAACGCACTGGTGCCGGTTTGACAGCATGGAAGCGATGGGCTTTACTCGCCGCCATCTCTGTGGCCGTTATCTTCTTGGTGTTTAGCCGCGCTAGTGGCGGATCTGAACAACAACAGATCTACAATGAAGAAA ACACGTATACACCCTCGCTGGACGAGGATGTTGTGGGAGACGGTGATCCGATTGACTATAgctctcctcccttccgTCCTGAAGACTCTGATGTGGCCCAGCCGTTGGAccatgaagatggagatgacgatggtGTGATTCATACGCTTCCCACTGGCGACGCTTCCAACCCTCATGATCCTACTTCTACCGAAGCCCAGGATGCTTCTGAAGCCGAGCAAGACTTTACCAACGAGTCTGAGTCTGAATCTCCGTCCGAGGCTgaatcttctttccccgGATCATTCGAGCAAGACCCGGACCCCGCTTCGACAACGGCCTGTACCGAGCCCGTATCTTCTGACAAGCCTGTCGTGCAGTACGCGCTTACCATCGACGCTGGTTCCACGGGTTCCAGGATCCACGTCTACAAATTCAACAACTGCGGTCCGTCCCCCCAGCTGGAGTATGAGACGTTCAAAGCTGTCAAGCCGGGACTTTCAGCATACGCTCGTGACCCGACTGCGGCCGCTGCTTCTCTTGACCCTTTGCTTGAGGAGGCATACAGGGTCGTTCCCGAGAGTTTGCGAAAGTGTACGCCTGTGGAGGTGAAGGCTACTGCCGGGTTGAGGTTGCTCGGCCAGCAGGAGAGTGAGGCTATCCTTGATGAAGTGAGGAACAGGCTCGAGACCAACTGGGACTTTACGGTCAGTGGCGAGAGGGCTGTCGAGATTATGGACGGCAAGGATGAAG GTGTCTATGCGTGGATCACTGCCAACTATTTGCTCAACAAGATTGGTGAAGGCGCCGAATCTGACGACACGCTGGCGGTCATGGACCTCGGTGGCGCTTCCACGCAAATCGTCTTTGAGCCGAAATTCCCGGCGGAGTCTGACCAGGCGCTGGTGGAGGGCGAGCACAAGTACGAGCTCACCTTTGGCGGCAAGGACTTTACGCTTTACCAGCACTCTTACCTCGGCTATGGTCTCATGCGCGCCAGGCGAAGCGTGCACAACCTTGTCGCATTCACATGGAGCTTTGGCCAGGGTGAGGTCGAGTGGGAGAACTTGAGCGAGGATGTACAGGTGCCGAACCCTTGTTTGTCAAAGGGTATGACCCGGAGAGTCGCGCTTGATCCGCCTGGAAGGCAGACTGTCAATGTTACCATGCACGGTGGGAATGGTAACTTTGAGGCTTGTAACAGGGTCGTCGAGTTGGTCATGGCCAAGGACGC TATCTGTGAAGTCAAGCCTTGCTCTTTCAACGGTGTTTACCAgccctctcttctcgatACGTTCCCCCGTGGCCAACTGCTCGCGCTTTCCTACTTTACCGACCGCATCaagcctcttctcccatcctcctcttcctccacgctctccatctctgaGCTTACCTCTATGGCCAAGGACGTCTGCGCCGGCCCGGACGCGTGGGCTGACCGATGGGGCAGCGACGCGACGGCGATGGAGGAGCTTGCCGGTAGGCCCGAGTACTGCCTCGACTTGACGTTTATGAACGCGTTGCTCGGGCTCGGATACGAGCTTTCTCCGGAGAGGGAgttgatggtggagaagaagttgagggGTGTGGAGCTTGGGTGGGCGTTGGGTGCCGGTTTGGCGTTGGTGGAGAAGGCAGAATTGACTTGTACTGCGTAG